The nucleotide window ttctctcggtatgcatgacgaacttctgtacttaatggtttccttcattttcttactagctagcgtgtcgagggcctctctatacgtatagtacgtagcgtcgaccaagcacggagataagagaggacacttctctctattaattaattaactatctaacacaatatatgaaataccttaattaaccatacaaaacccccaaatacccccccccctcttcagaaaaaaaaacaaaaactctagCTCCTGAacagctgacgcgtggatgcctattggtccctgttggtgccaccaaccgggactaaagagcctcctgcctgggctcgcaGCACTGGTCACGTGGAGGCCTATCTGTCCCGGttcgtataagaaccgggactaaaggcctagggcattagtaacgaccatttagtcccggttccccaaccggaacagatgggccttatgaaccgggagaaatgaccctttttctactagtgttccCTGCATTTTAGGAGCAAAAAGACATTATAATTGCATCATATTGTGAAATATATCATTGGCGTAGAATAAATTACAGTAGGAAATAATGATGCAAAAGAGATGTATCATTAGGTTACATCACTCTTACACTTGGTGGATACCCAACCACGTGAGAGCAAGCACCCCTAATGCTTCAGAAGCTCAAGGTGGTCCGGCTCCGCCTAGTTTCTAAGCAGGAGCACATCGACCTGCAGCAGGCCTAGTTCGGTCGTCTCCAGGGGGTCCGGCACCTTGCTCATGCACTAAAAGTTTGTGGACGAGTGGTCAACAAGGTGATCACCATTCAGGAGAAGGACGGAGCCATGGTGCTCGCGACCCTGAGTCACAACATCATCCTCGCCACGATCACAACGCACGccatctgttggggaacgtagaaatTTCAAACTAAGAAAGGGGGAatcccccttgggcgcgccatgagagggccggcccttccctccttcactcctttatatacgggggagggggcactctatagacacacaagttgattgtttagtcgtgtgcggtgcccccacagatttctacctcggtcatatcgttgcagtgcttaggcgaagctttgtgccggtagcttcatcatcaccgtcaccacgccgtcgtgctgacgaaactcttcctcgacctcagctggatctagagttcgtgggacgtcatcgagctaaacgtgtgcagatcgcggaggtgtcgtaccttcggtgctaggatcgaccggatcgtgaagacatactactacatcaaccgcattgtcatgacgctttcgcttacggtctacgaggatacgtggacaacactctcctctctcatTACTATGTATCACCtatatagatcttgcgtgtgcgtagaaaatcttttaaaatttctgcgttccccaacaatcatTAGCAACAAGGGTCATGTTACAACTGCAACAAGACTCTTGTGGCGATGAGAGACACGGAGAATAGAAACCCGCCGTACGATCGCATGGTGAGCAATTGGACGGCCCGTGACCCGGCCGGTCTATTCAAAAGATCTGACGGCACCCAACATCCAACTCACCAAAAAGAGAAGAAATGGATTGCACCGTCGGTGGGTGTGTTCAAAATAAATGTCGACACGACGGTATCACATGGCTCAGGCACCGCAGCTGCGGTGTGCAGGAAGCACTTGGAGAATATAAAGGATCCTCGGCTTTTGTTATTAGGGGATTGATTGACCCGGCAAGTCTGGAGGCGATTGCGTGTCGTGAAGCTCTGTCCTTTGTGGGAGATCTAGGATGTTTTTTTTTTCAAACAGGACAGACACAGGCGCTTATACATACACGTATACACTTATCTTTATGAATGGGCACACGCACACTCTACCCCTATGAGTACCTACGAGAGACTGAGCCgatatattattttgagatttacgaagtcaccatagaaCTCGTCGTCGACGGTAACGTCTTCTTTCACTGAAAGTGCATCGCTggaaattctaaaataaattcagaaataatACGAGCACTAGGACTTGAATCCTGATGGGGATACCattgtcctctaaccatccaaccacagacTGGTTCGCACACGAAATTACCGTAGACGCCTCGTCGTCGACGCGAACATCATCTAATTGTTTGATGGTAACAAAACACATTAAAGAGGCATCAGGAGGAAACTATGGTGGAGTTTAGTTCTTGTACTTATATTCATGAGTCTAGGTTATATAATGTCGAACCTCATAAGCTTGCTAGGCATGCTGTTCGTCTAGATCAGGCCGGGTCGCCATCTGTGGATGGGGCAACCTCACAATCCTGCTGTAATTCCTATAAACTTTCCGTTGAATGAATTAAATTTAGCAGGTTTtttcaacaacaacaacaaaaatgtGACGGCCAACACGTGGCATCGCATGCCCCGTCAATTTATTGGAAGATTTTTTTTTTATGTGCTGAAGATGGTTTAAGATGGGCACTATCGGCCTGTGTAGTTGGGCTCCATGCTCACTGGTGCTGATGCAAGATTTAGAAGTTGTCAACATAATGATCGGCGTTGTTTTGACTTGCCACCGAGCGTAGCGTGGAGCCAAACGGCTGGACGCCCGGTCCGAGAAGAGACCGCATTTGCATTGCAGTCAGTCCAAAAAAGGTGTGAAACTAGTCATCATCTTGGCGCTCAAGATCACTCCGTTTAGATcataaacgctcttatatttctttacggggTAAGTAATTATTAAGCGTAATGGCGCGCAAAGTAGTCCGCGTATCGGCGGAAAGAAGATCTCCATGTCAACGCTTCTCCATCAAGCTCAGcctgcttgcttgcttgcttacTCACAGTAGGTAGCTAGGTGCAAATCCTACAGCTACGGGTCGCTTAATCGCATAATGAGAATTAACTAAACGCGCCTTTTGACGGTGCTTGGCGGTCACTGGTCAGTCCTCCATGAATTTTCCCTGGTAAACTGCAGGAATGTCTCTGGCTTTGCGCTAATCATCATCATAAACCGCGTGAtccgacgatgatgatgatgatggtgactCAACGGCTGCAGTAACTAACTACTTGTGTCGACCGCACCACCCTACGCTGTCCACCTAGCGAACCTAACCTAGCCAGCTTGTTTCAGACAGCTTTTTTACCCCCACAGATTCAGCAAAACCTTTGCACCTGGAGACCCACAGATTGTTCCAAAGGTTTCAAAGGATCATTTGCAGTGAAAGTTCAAAGCCATCTCAGTCACCATCAACTCTGCCTCTCATGCTCGTTGTTACGGTGGAATCCTCAGCTTACCGACAAAATTACAGCCGTCCCTACCTCCAGGATGGACGGCTGAGATGCAGCCTTACAACAATAATCAGCAGAGCACGAAAGTAAAACCGTCGACCCAAGACTTCTTCCACAGTGACAGGGCTGGCTAAaaatcatcatcctcaaggcggcggcACAGCGCCCCCAATTGCGGGGCCACAGGCAGCAGTAAGTACCACACAAACAATGTGACACGCTTGCACACAAGACACAACTCTGTTAACAGTTTCGACGAATTCGCCGATACGCAACAATGGCAGGGCCTCCCCACCCAATCGGTGGAGAACCCACATTCCCAATTCCCTAACTCACAAACCGCAGATCTAGCACACACCACTAACTGGCAATCACTTCAGTTCAGTGTCCCATGACCGCCAATGCGACCAGCAACACCAAGAATGGCAGCAGGTAGCCACTCTGTTTTAGCGCAGGGGACGCCGAGCTCGACGACGACCCGTGCGGCTTCTGAGCCCTACAAGACAGCACAGCCAAAGCACAAGTTAGTAACTGCATGTCTGTGACCATATCGTAAGAAGGACCTCCATAATCTACAGCGCACATGCAAGCAGTACTAGCTTACTTCTGCTTTTCCCTGAGGAGGCCACAGAAGAGGGCGTTGTCTGGTAACACCGACTCGGTCACGTTGTAGCCTCCGTCAGGATCCACCACCCTGATGTACGTCTCCTGGCCGAGGTACCACGTGTCCAGGTTCTCCGTGCGCACGTTCCAGAACCCCGGGCTGTCAAGCGACAACAGGACGGCGGTCCATGCTCCGGGAAACACCTGCGGCGTCAGTGAGACGGTGTTATCTCCAGCGAATATTGTCTGCATAAGGCTCTTCTTCGAGTAAAAGTAACATACAAGATATACAGGTATATGAACATCATAAATGAAAGCATGCTCCAACATGACAGAACTTCGCACACAAAGAAATGATTTAGTCAGATGATACTGTACAGGTGCATACCTGAGTGGTGCAACGGGAAACACCATCCCACTTGTTGTATGTCCCACGGCTGTTGTCGGTCCACTCACCGTAGTCCATTCTGTTGGCAACGTGCAAAAAAAAAATCAGCATGCAGGACCCTTAGAAACCAGTTACTGAAAGAGATGAATAGTTTCAAGCTGTGCTAACCCTACGACCCAGAAGGCGTATCCATCGATATGGTAGGTCTGAACTTTCGTGTCATTGTTCTGAAACACAATCTCCATGAAGTTCTTGTACGTCGAGTTGATGACAGAAGACCTGATAACCGGCGGTCCATCAGACGGCATGGTTGGGAAGTCGAGTGTGTAGACTTCTTTCTTGTCATAGAGATCCGCAAGCCTCAATGGAGTAGCAGGCGGGGAGTAAGAGATGCCATTCAGCGTAGTCCGCCTTTTGCCATTGATGGTAACAGGTGGCATGTTCCTCAGCTTGTACACTTGGGTCACGTTGATTTGGCCATAGTGAAATGATCCTTGAGGGTTCGGACGAGCAGCACCAGTGGTCACGTTCATCCTGACAAACAGAAGGTATTTTAGTAGGCTTAAGTATGTATGCAACTATGGATACATTATCAATGACCAATGTGCGCTGCACATATGAGAAAATGTAGCTGCTGTCTACAAATATTACCAGGTGCCCTTACACTTTACTAATGACCACAAAGCTTTCTAAAAGTCATTGTGTTGGTATGACAAAAATTTACAGTTTCCAATTTCTGTAAGAAATATTCCCAGAATGAATGCTCAAGTACAAGGGCAAATATTTCAGCAGACAATTTCTCATATGAGCACACAATCATTATGTAAGAAAGGAAGCGCCTATTATATTTATATCCAACACATCTTTTTCTCTCAGAATTCGTAAAGCCAAGCATACTTAGTCAACATCTCTTAAAGATCAACATCAAATGAAAAGGTTCATAAATGATTTTTTGCGATAGCCAAAAGACCATGGAAAGTTAAGGGGAGAACGAGTAAATCAGAGCTAGATTATTTATTCCATACAAGAGTGATGCTTAAGTTTAGTTAGGTATAGTAAAACACTATTTTTTCATAAAGTAAACATCATAGCACATGATGGGTACTGATGAACACGATTATTATTATTAAACAGTCAGCACATGATGGCAGCAATTCCTAACACCAGGCTATTAGTATGGTCACAGCTTATGTAAAAAATTAGTCATAGATTGCTCAATTTTATGCTTGGTTTGAAATGCCTTAATGTGTGTGTATTGGCTCTTTTATAAGAACCCGCTTATTTTTCCCATTCAGAATATGTAGAGCCAAGCATATTTAGTCAATGTCTCTTGAAGATCAAAGGTCAGACCAGATGTGCATAAAATAAATTTGTGAGATAGCCAAATGCGGTTGAAAGTTGAGGGAAAGTCAATTAAATCATACAAGATTGCTGCTTAAGTTTAGTTAGGTGTAGCAAAACACTGTTTTCATAAAGTAAGCATCATAGCACATGATGGGAGAGCGCTGTCATTATTATAAAACAGTTAGTACATGATGGGTCAACCATTTCAAACATCATGCTTATAAAAGTAATATCAGGATTGAGTGAAGAGAACATTAAGATAGTGATAGTTTGGATGGTCAGAGCATAGGCAAAAAAAGGAGTCATTTTATACAAACCTGATTGACCGTGCCTGGTTCATGGAGAAGGTTTTGTCGTACTCATCATTCGGCGGATCAGGGAGTGGACCAGACGCCTTGCCCTTTGAATTCGAGTAGTGCAGAATTGCAACGCCAGTGACCCTGGTCCAGAGCGACTCGTTCACGAACCGAGCGCTGGCCACGATGTAATAGTCGCTGCTTGCATTCTGGTCCATCGTGACCAGAAAGGAGTAGGACTGCCCCACATGGATGTCGAGGTTGGTGAAATTCTGCTTCATCGTATAGGAGCCCTCTGTCTCGACCATGGCCATGTTGTGGCCCTGGATCCTCAGGTTCAAGCTGGTGGAGATGCCCACGTTGTGGACTCTGAAGCGGTACGTTTTGCCTGTCATGGAGCTGAGGCTGTTAGTTTCCACAATAGCGGTAACGTACTACACTGCAGTAATCATTGTTCAAAGAATTTGTAGTGGCCTTGTCATGAAGGTAGTAATTAATCATCAACCTTACGCCCCCACCATATCAGAGACTTTTTGCAGAGTTGAACAGTATAACATTTCAAGTATTTGCAGCAACAGCACTTGGAACCATGATTGTTTTATTTTTATACCATACCCACAAAAGTCACAAGGAATTCAATACTAGTAATGCAGCCTATTATGATGAAAGTGAGACAAGCAATCACCCTACCTGGCTCAACATCGATGGTCTCGTACTCGATCCCAGCCGGGACGAGGGAGTCATTGTACCGATACGGCCCCTTGCCGTTCATCAGAACACCGTCAGGCATCCCGAGCTCCTTCCCGTCATCGAGCATCTTCCTGAGGTCCTATAACACCAGAGAAAACCACAATCAAACACCCTCGCTGCAAACCCAGTTTGTGGATGATAATACATTTCGTTCCCGGGGGGCGGCCTAGCGTACCGTGTGGTTCTTCTTGTACCAGTCGCCGATGAAGAGCCTGATGTCGCCGTCGGGGGTGTCGAAGGGGACGGAGATGACGGCGCGGTTGTTGACGGTGATGCCACCGAAGCCGCCCGCGGCGCGCTGCATGGAGAGCGGCGGGAAGTAGAAGAAGCTGCCGATCTGGTCCTTGACCTGGAAGTTGTAGGTCCAGTTCCAGCCCGGCGGGATGGGGCAGTTGGTGCCCAGCACCCCGTCCTGCCAGCAGTTCTTCCGCTGCTGGATGCCGTCCCTGGAATGAATCAAAAAATCAGAGCAAGGCCTGCCTGTCATCACACTGAAGACTGAACCCATGACACTGTAACTGAAGCCTGCAAGAGCAGTGACATGACTGAAGATTGGATGGTGGTGGGAGTGGGGAGTGAGCAGACCAGGTGATTAAGAGCGGCTCGTCGAGGCTGTTGAGGACGTTGACGGCGACGTTGTAGTTTGTGGTGACGTTGACGACGGGGCCCGGGAACTCCTTGTTGATCGCGATCACCTGAATCAAAGCGAAAAATTCAGAAACAGAAACACACACAACCGGTTGTTCAGGTTCAGGTTCAGGCGGTCAATTAAAAAGGGGCGCCGCGAGTTGAGATCTCTGTCGGGAGGCGCACGGGAACAGTGCGCCGGGGAGCGGGAGGGGGATCTGGGCTTTTGGAGGTGGTCGGCATGGAAATGAATCGAAACTTTTGAAGTTGGGGAGCGGGAGGGGCAAAAAATTCAAAACTTTTGGGTGCGTCGGGCCGGGGAATCCTGGAATCGAAGGGCGGCATGGTATCCTTGCGGAAATCTACTAGAGTGGTAGCAGCATCTCCTTCCCCTCGAAGGAAGGAGGGAGGGAGCGGAGGCGCGGACGGCATCCCGAGGGACGCATGAAATGGGGGAAAAAACTGAATCTTGACGGCGGGCAGGGGGGGCAAGCGGACGGCCCGCGCGCGGAAACCCAAACAAATCTTGCGGCGGAGGGGGAGGGgagcaagcggcggcggcggcggcggcgagtggTTGGATTGGAAATTGAAGAAGACGGATgcggaggggaggggagggggggagTGACGGACCTTCTGCGGGACGCCGAGCGGGGATCTGGTGACGTAGGAGACGTCCCAGTCGAAGAAGGCGTAGGGGTCGGTGGCCCGCGCCGGCGCCAGGAAGCCGAGCAGGAGCGGCAGGAGCAGCGCCGCCGCGGGGCACGCCATTTCCTTGCTTCCTTGCGCCTCTCGCTCTCCCCGGTGGAGGTGGAGTCCGGTCCAGTCCACAGACACTGGTGCCGGCTGATTCTTGGGATTCCCTTTTCTTTTGGCCCCTTTTCCGCACTGCTCGCTGGCTGCCGTTTCTCCCCTCGCTCGCTATTTGTGCCGAGCCCGGGGGAGAGAATGAAGCAAGCAAAAATGTGGGTGGGGATGGGGACGGGGGTTTGGGAGGGTTTTGAGGCAAGGCATCAACGGATCAACCCAACCCCAACGGGCAACAGCTGTGTCGACGCGGACGCTGACGCTGACGGTGTGGGCTGGATGATGGGCCGAGACGCGTCGCGATGCATCGCCTGCCTGCGCGTGGGCCCCACACCATCCATCTTCAATGCTTGCCTAACATATCAGCATGTCATGTGTAGCATGAGGGAGGGAGGAAATCACACCCAAAATTCCCCAACTACACCCCAACATCACAGCATCTACAACAGGCGCCTCAAACCCAGCTCCCCCCGCCCCTCCCCCCTCATACGCTTAGACGGACCGGTAAAAAACCGACTCAGACGAGCGTCTCAAACACACGGGTCGACCGGCACAATTCATAACCCAAATATGGGGCGAATACAGGCACGTCCGCCACATCGTACTAGGCTCATGCTAGCCCACCCAAGACCCAACACCACATATATTCGTCCACAGCCACTCCTCGGATCAAACCCTAGCCACTCCACTCCACTCTGCCACCCAAGCCCCCGTCCGGCGATCGCCGGCATGGCGGGCGACGCATCTGACTCCAACCAGTCCGGATCTGTCAACTCGGGTGTTGTCCCGTGCAGGTTGAACTATGCAATGGTCGTCCGCATTGCACTGCACCAGACCAACGGCGGGGTCTGTCTCGCACGAGTCCATTGCGTCGACGCATCTGGCGCTCGAATCCTCCGGGGCTGGATCATCGCGGTCATCCCGGGATACTTCCAATCTCACTTTCTCCATTACCAGTCCACCGGAGTATGAGTGCTACTGGCACTGGTATGCCCGCCATGGGAAGGAGAGAGTGAGGGTGGCCGAGGCCCGCTCGCTGCCAACATGGCGGCGGAGGATGCGACCAATGCGGTGTTGTGCGCTACCGTAGATGAGTAAGCCATCTGCGCCCGCATTGTAAAGAAGCACGCAGACGACGGCCGAACATTCTTGGTGCTCCAAGTTCTAGAAGAATACTGAACAATGGCTCATCGAGACTAAAGCACACCAAAAACACGCTCCACATCCTTCCTAGTACTCTCTTGTGCTTGAGCAAATCTAGACCTCTTCTCTCCTACCGGATTGGAGATTGTCTTCACAAGACTTGACCACTAAGAATAGATGCCATTAGCTAGATGGTATCCCTTGTTGTAGTGGTGGCCATTGATCTCAAAGTTGACCTCTAGGCAATTAATTTCTGCAAGCCTTTTCGAACACTGGATAGCGCTGAAGCACATTGATGTCATTGCGAGAACCTGCTATGCCAAAAAAAAATAGTGCAAAATCCAGAGATCTTGTGAAACCACACCTTCAAGTATGAGAGTGCAACT belongs to Triticum urartu cultivar G1812 chromosome 7, Tu2.1, whole genome shotgun sequence and includes:
- the LOC125520461 gene encoding monocopper oxidase-like protein SKU5, whose translation is MACPAAALLLPLLLGFLAPARATDPYAFFDWDVSYVTRSPLGVPQKVIAINKEFPGPVVNVTTNYNVAVNVLNSLDEPLLITWDGIQQRKNCWQDGVLGTNCPIPPGWNWTYNFQVKDQIGSFFYFPPLSMQRAAGGFGGITVNNRAVISVPFDTPDGDIRLFIGDWYKKNHTDLRKMLDDGKELGMPDGVLMNGKGPYRYNDSLVPAGIEYETIDVEPGKTYRFRVHNVGISTSLNLRIQGHNMAMVETEGSYTMKQNFTNLDIHVGQSYSFLVTMDQNASSDYYIVASARFVNESLWTRVTGVAILHYSNSKGKASGPLPDPPNDEYDKTFSMNQARSIRMNVTTGAARPNPQGSFHYGQINVTQVYKLRNMPPVTINGKRRTTLNGISYSPPATPLRLADLYDKKEVYTLDFPTMPSDGPPVIRSSVINSTYKNFMEIVFQNNDTKVQTYHIDGYAFWVVGMDYGEWTDNSRGTYNKWDGVSRCTTQVFPGAWTAVLLSLDSPGFWNVRTENLDTWYLGQETYIRVVDPDGGYNVTESVLPDNALFCGLLREKQKAQKPHGSSSSSASPALKQSGYLLPFLVLLVALAVMGH